In Eubalaena glacialis isolate mEubGla1 chromosome 2, mEubGla1.1.hap2.+ XY, whole genome shotgun sequence, a single genomic region encodes these proteins:
- the CHRNA5 gene encoding neuronal acetylcholine receptor subunit alpha-5 isoform X4 → MTTNVWLKQEWIDVKLRWNPDDYSGIKVIRVPSDSLWTPDIVLFDNADGRFEGASTKTVVRYDGTVTWTPPANYKSSCTIDVTFFPFDLQNCSMKFGSWTYDGSQVDIILEDQDVDKRDFFDNGEWEIVSATGSKGNRTDSCCWYPYITYSFVIKRLPLFYTLFLIIPCIGLSFLTILVFYLPSNEGEKICLCTSVLVSLTVFLLVIEEIIPSSSKVIPLIGEYLVFTMIFVTLSIMVTVFAINIHHRSSSTHNAMAPWVRKIFLQKLPTLLCMRSHVDRCFSQKEETESSRGPKSSRNTLEAALDSIRYITRHVMKENDVREVVEDWKFIAQVLDRMFLWTFLLVSIVGSLGLFVPVIYKWANIIVPIHIGNTNK, encoded by the exons ATGACAACCAATGTCTGGTTGAAGCAG gaatGGATAGATGTAAAATTGAGATGGAACCCTGATGACTACAGTGGAATAAAAGTTATACGAGTCCCTTCAGACTCTCTCTGGACTCCAGACATTGTTTTGTTTGATAA TGCAGATGGACGTTTTGAAGGGGCCAGTACGAAAACTGTCGTCAGGTACGACGGCACTGTTACCTGGACTCCACCGGCAAACTACAAAAGTTCCTGTACCATTGATGTCACATTTTTCCCATTTGATCTCCAAAACTGTTCCATGAAATTTGGTTCTTGGACTTACGATGGATCACAGGTTGATATAATTTTGGAGGACCAAGATGTTGACAAGAgagatttttttgataatggagAATGGGAAATTGTGAGCGCAACAGGAAGCAAAGGAAACAGAACCGACAGCTGTTGCTGGTATCCTTACATCACTTACTCATTTGTAATTAAGCGTCTGCCTCTCTTTTATACCTTGTTCCTTATTATACCCTGTATTGGGCTCTCGTTTTTAACCATACTTGTCTTCTATCTTCCTTCAAATGAAGGTGAAAAGATTTGTCTCTGCACTTCAGTACTTGTGTCTCTGACTGTCTTCCTTCTTGTTATTGAAGAGATCATACCCTCATCTTCCAAAGTCATACCTCTGATTGGAGAGTACCTGGTGTTTACCATGATTTTTGTGACACTATCCATCATGGTCACTGTCTTTGCTATCAACATCCATCACCGTTCTTCCTCAACACATAACGCTATGGCTCCGTGGGTCCGCAAGATATTTCTTCAGAAGCTTCCGACACTGCTTTGCATGCGAAGTCATGTAGATAGGTGCTTCAGTcagaaggaggaaactgagagcaGCCGTGGACCAAAATCTTCTAGAAACACACTGGAAGCTGCACTTGATTCCATTCGCTACATCACAAGACACGTCATGAAGGAGAATGATGTCCGTGAG GTTGTTGAAGATTGGAAATTCATAGCCCAGGTTCTTGATCGGATGTTTCTGTGGACTTTTCTTCTGGTTTCAATTGTTGGATCTCTTGGGCTTTTTGTTCCAGTTATCTATAAATGGGCAAATATAATAGTACCAATTCATATTGGAAACACAAATAAGTGA
- the CHRNA3 gene encoding neuronal acetylcholine receptor subunit alpha-3 — protein MGAQPRGVRFAKLLPPWAPPPLLLLLLLLPAARASDAEHRLFERLFEDYNEIIRPVANVSDPVIIQFEVSMSQLVKVDEVNQIMETNLWLKQIWNDYKLKWNPSDYNGAEFMRVPAQKIWRPDIVLYNNAVGDFQVDDKTKALLKYTGEVTWIPPAIFKSSCKIDVTYFPFDYQNCTMKFGSWSYDKAKIDLVLIGSSMNLKDYWESGEWAIIKAPGYKHDIKYNCCEEIYPDITYSLYIRRLPLFYTINLIIPCLLISFLTVLVFYLPSDCGEKVTLCISVLLSLTVFLLVITETIPSTSLVIPLIGEYLLFTMIFVTLSIVITVFVLNVHYRTPTTHTMPMWVKTIFLNFLPRVMFMTRPASNEGNTQRPRPFNSAELSNLNCFSHIESKSCKEGYPCQDGLCDYCHHRMVKIPNFSANLTRSSSSESVNAVLSLSALSPEIKEAIQSVKYIAENMKAQNEAKEIQDDWKYVAMVIDRIFLWVFILVCILGTAGLFLQPLMARDDA, from the exons CGGCCAGAGCCTCCGACGCCGAGCATCGTCTGTTTGAGCGGCTCTTCGAAGATTACAATGAGATCATCCGGCCAGTGGCCAATGTGTCTGACCCAGTCATCATCCAGTTTGAAGTGTCCATGTCTCAGCTGGTGAAGGTG GATGAAGTAAACCAGATCATGGAGACCAACCTGTGGCTCAAGCAG ATCTGGAATGACTACAAGCTGAAGTGGAACCCCTCCGACTACAATGGAGCGGAGTTCATGCGTGTCCCTGCACAGAAGATCTGGAGGCCAGACATTGTGCTGTATAACAA TGCTGTCGGGGATTTCCAGGTGGACGACAAGACCAAAGCTTTACTCAAGTACACGGGGGAAGTGACTTGGATCCCCCCGGCCATCTTTAAGAGCTCGTGCAAAATCGATGTGACCTACTTCCCATTCGATTACCAGAACTGCACTATGAAGTTTGGTTCCTGGTCCTACGACAAGGCAAAAATCGACCTGGTCCTGATCGGCTCCTCCATGAACCTCAAGGACTACTGGGAGAGTGGCGAGTGGGCCATCATCAAAGCCCCCGGCTACAAACATGACATCAAGTACAACTGCTGCGAGGAGATCTACCCGGACATCACGTACTCGCTGTACATCCGGCGCCTGCCCCTGTTCTACACCATCAACCTCATCATCCCCTGCCTGCTCATCTCCTTCCTGACAGTGCTTGTCTTCTACCTGCCCTCCGACTGTGGCGAGAAGGTGACCCTCTGCATCTCGGTCCTCCTCTCCTTGACTGTGTTTCTCCTGGTGATCACTGAGACCATCCCGTCCACCTCTCTGGTGATTCCCCTGATCGGCGAGTACCTCCTGTTCACCATGATTTTTGTAACCTTGTCCATCGTCATCACCGTCTTCGTGCTCAACGTGCACTACAGGACCCCCACCACGCACACGATGCCCATGTGGGTGAAGACCATATTCTTGAACTTTCTTCCCAGGGTCATGTTCATGACCAGGCCGGCAAGCAACGAGGGTAACACTCAGAGGCCAAGACCCTTCAATAGCGCTGAGCTCTCAAACCTGAATTGCTTCAGCCACATAGAGTCCAAGAGCTGCAAAGAAGGCTACCCCTGCCAGGACGGGCTATGTGACTACTGCCACCACCGCATGGTAAAAATCCCAAATTTCAGTGCCAATCTCACAAGAAGTTCCAGTTCTGAATCTGTCAATGCTGTGCTCTCCCTCTCTGCTCTGTCACCGGAAATCAAAGAAGCTATCCAAAGTGTCAAGTATATTGCTGAAAATATGAAAGCACAAAATGAAGCCAAAGAG aTTCAAGACGATTGGAAGTATGTTGCCATGGTGATTGATCGTATATTTCTGTGGGTTTTCATTCTGGTGTGCATTTTAGGGACAGCAGGATTGTTTCTGCAACCTTTGATGGCCAGGGATGATGCATAA